GCCGATCCCAGGTTTAGAGTATTCCACACAATTTTAGACATCAAATCTCCTCACACCTAACTGAAATGGTCAAAATCTTCCTAAATTGAGGTAACGCGATGCTTAGAAAGCGTTTTCGGAAGGTTTTACCTTTTCTTAAACTCACATCAAAGGTTTACAAGGTTTGTATAAACGGTTACAAGTCTGTGATTTTTATTCCTTTGGGGGATTGTGCCCTGAACGAGAAGAAGTATTAGATATTTTTTTCCGGTTCGGCTTCTTTTAAAAGTGGAGAGATTTTTTCCTTCTTAACGAGAGCAAAATACATCAGTAGGGGCGCACAGCTAGCTAGCTGTGCGCCCCTACCGCGAACTGTATAGAACGCAAGTAAAAAATGCTATATGAGTGCAAGTTTACTTTTAAATTATCAGTACAGGTACTGCCGTGCCGTGACCATAGCAAGCAATCAGCAGCAAGCAATCAGCACTCTTTAAGACCGTGTTCCCGTAACAATGTAGGAAACTCGTTGACCAATATTGGTGGCGTGGTCTGCCATTCGTTCTAAATGCCGAATGATCAACCCCATCAACAGAATCGGTTCAACCACGCCTTTGATATCCCGCTGAAAGGCCAAGATTTGATAAACCGTTTCGTAAGCAGTGTCCACAGCATCGTCTTGCTGCTTGACCGCTTTCCCTGCTGCTGCGTCCAAATTTGCCAGCGCTACTAAACTCGACGCCAGCATAGTTTGGGCATGATGGGACATTACCTCAATCTGCGGTAGACAAGAATGAGGGGGGTAAGGAAAGAGTTTAATCGCAATTTCTGCTAAGTCTTTGGCGTAATCACCAATGCGTTCTAAGTCTCGCACCAGTTGCATACAAGCACTGAGTAAACGCAAATCCTGTGCAACCGGCGATTCTAAGGTCATTAAAGTTGCACAATCTAGCTCGATTTGCCGATAAAATCGGTCAATTTGTTTATCTAATAAGGGAATTTCCCTAGCGGCAGCTAGGTTACGGGAAAACAGGGCTTGATGCGCGAGACGAAAGGAGTTTTCTACTAAGGCTCCCATTCGCAAAACATCTCTTAATAAGCCCCTAGTTCTTCGCTCGAAGTGTATCCGTTCCGTATGCACGTGTTTAGAGGAAAGCATTCACCTCTGCTGGTAGAAAAACAAAACGACTTTATTCTCTAAGATGGCTTAAATTTCTTAATTTGGCTGTATGCCTGTAGACAAAATAAAAACCCATCGTAGGATAGATGTAATTTTTAGGGGCTGATTCTGGAAAGCACAGTTAGTCACTTAATAAGCCGAGTTCAAGGGCTAAAACCCCTGAAAAGCATTTAGCCAAATCATACTTTGGCGATTTGACTCTTCCAGAACCCTTTTAAATTTTGAGTGCTGTCTGACTATCATTATGGGCTGATACTAATTGTCTTATCTTAAAGGGAGCAAAAAATTCAAAGTTAATCTCGAAATGGCAATGACGGCTAACTTTGAATTCCCAGCAGGGGTTGAAAAGAGGGTAATTCGATTTGTAGCCATGCGCCGCCGGTTTCTGGATGATTCTTTGCTTTGACGGAGCCACCATGCGCGAGGATGATTTGCCGCACGATCGCTAAGCCTAGACCGCTGCCAGTCGTTACCACAACTGACAATTCTTCAGAAGTTCCAGAGGCGTTGTGCTGACGCCGC
This genomic stretch from Coleofasciculus sp. FACHB-1120 harbors:
- the phoU gene encoding phosphate signaling complex protein PhoU, whose translation is MLSSKHVHTERIHFERRTRGLLRDVLRMGALVENSFRLAHQALFSRNLAAAREIPLLDKQIDRFYRQIELDCATLMTLESPVAQDLRLLSACMQLVRDLERIGDYAKDLAEIAIKLFPYPPHSCLPQIEVMSHHAQTMLASSLVALANLDAAAGKAVKQQDDAVDTAYETVYQILAFQRDIKGVVEPILLMGLIIRHLERMADHATNIGQRVSYIVTGTRS